One part of the Lotus japonicus ecotype B-129 chromosome 2, LjGifu_v1.2 genome encodes these proteins:
- the LOC130739303 gene encoding type I inositol polyphosphate 5-phosphatase 4-like isoform X1 has translation MVEENQKLRCRKILNWFSKKQKENKPSSLSSYEIEDGAEDESDHSRGNLSLQSLEFDPCISIDKLRIFVGTWNVAGRSPVGSLAVDMDEWLNLKNAADIYVLGFQETVPLKTLTVIGAEDPSVATNWNQLIGTTLNNKFNYHQKMESPSSIAGNNLYRVVASKKMVGVLMSVWIREEVMKKYRVSNVRVSSVACGVMGCLGNKGSVAVSMLIEGTSFCFVAAHLASGEKKGDEGRRNHQVAEIFRRSSFARTTTSHHHRYPLTILGHERIFWFGDLNYRLYLKDDFARNLIRKQDWKALQEFDQLQKELEEGGVFEGWKEGNIEFAPTYKYASSPSNLYCGGGLPTRSGGKQRTPAWCDRILWYGKGVEQLQYIRSESKFSDHRPVSALFSTQIEVKSSSNGLMEPENITPTMWQPDHGVSQGDEDGKPTLLSLLDKNVQGC, from the exons ATGGTGGAGGAGAATCAGAAATTAAGATGTAGGAAGATACTTaattggtttagcaagaagcaaaagGAAAATAAGCCATCATCATTGAGTTCGTATGAAATAGAAG ATGGAGCAGAAGATGAGAGTGATCACTCCAGGGGCAATCTGTCCCTTCAGTCACTGGAATTTGATCCATGCATTTCAATAGACAAGTTAAG GATATTTGTTGGAACTTGGAATGTTGCTGGCAGATCTCCTGTGGGAAGCTTAGCTGTTGACATGGATGAGTGGTTAAATCTCAAGAATGCTGCTGATATATATGTTCTTGG GTTTCAAGAGACTGTACCATTGAAGACCTTAACTGTGATAGGAGCAGAGGACCCTTCTGTGGCAACAAACTGGAACCAGCTCATAGGAACAACACTAAACAACAAATTTAATTACCACCAGAAGATGGAGAGTCCAAGCTCTATAGCTGGAAACAATTTGTACAGGGTTGTGGCTAGCAAGAAGATGGTTGGAGTGTTGATGAGTGTGTGGATAAGGGAGGAAGTGATGAAGAAGTATCGAGTTTCAAACGTGAGAGTTTCATCAGTGGCTTGTGGGGTCATGGGGTGCTTGGGAAACAAAGGTTCTGTGGCGGTTAGCATGTTGATTGAAGGGACTAGCTTTTGTTTTGTGGCGGCTCACTTAGCTTCAGGGGAGAAGAAGGGTGATGAAGGGCGTAGAAATCATCAGGTGGCGGAAATTTTCAGGAGAAGCTCTTTTGCTAGGACCACAACATCACATCATCATCGTTATCCTCTAACCATCTTAGGACACGA ACGCATATTCTGGTTTGGGGATCTCAACTACAGGCTATATTTGAAGGACGATTTTGCCAGGAATCTAATAAGAAAGCAAGATTGGAAGGCTTTGCAAGAGTTTGATCAGCTTCAGAAAGAGCTAGAAGAAGGTGGTGTGTTTGAAGGTTGGAAAGAAGGTAACATAGAATTTGCGCCTACATATAAATACGCATCGTCCCCTAGCAATCTATACTGTGGTGGTGGCCTTCCAACTAGATCAGGGGGGAAGCAAAGAACACCAGCATG GTGTGACCGGATTCTGTGGTATGGTAAAGGAGTAGAGCAACTTCAATATATTCGGAGTGAAAGCAAATTTTCCGATCACCGACCCGTTTCAGCGCTTTTCTCTACACAAATTGAAGTTAAGTCATCTAGCAATGGACTTATGGAACCAGAAAATATCACCCCAACAATGTGGCAACCAGATCAT GGTGTTAGCCAAGGAGATGAAGATGGAAAACCTACCTTGCTTTCATTGTTAGACAAGAATGTACAAGGCTGCTAA
- the LOC130739303 gene encoding type IV inositol polyphosphate 5-phosphatase 7-like isoform X2: MDEWLNLKNAADIYVLGFQETVPLKTLTVIGAEDPSVATNWNQLIGTTLNNKFNYHQKMESPSSIAGNNLYRVVASKKMVGVLMSVWIREEVMKKYRVSNVRVSSVACGVMGCLGNKGSVAVSMLIEGTSFCFVAAHLASGEKKGDEGRRNHQVAEIFRRSSFARTTTSHHHRYPLTILGHERIFWFGDLNYRLYLKDDFARNLIRKQDWKALQEFDQLQKELEEGGVFEGWKEGNIEFAPTYKYASSPSNLYCGGGLPTRSGGKQRTPAWCDRILWYGKGVEQLQYIRSESKFSDHRPVSALFSTQIEVKSSSNGLMEPENITPTMWQPDHGVSQGDEDGKPTLLSLLDKNVQGC; this comes from the exons ATGGATGAGTGGTTAAATCTCAAGAATGCTGCTGATATATATGTTCTTGG GTTTCAAGAGACTGTACCATTGAAGACCTTAACTGTGATAGGAGCAGAGGACCCTTCTGTGGCAACAAACTGGAACCAGCTCATAGGAACAACACTAAACAACAAATTTAATTACCACCAGAAGATGGAGAGTCCAAGCTCTATAGCTGGAAACAATTTGTACAGGGTTGTGGCTAGCAAGAAGATGGTTGGAGTGTTGATGAGTGTGTGGATAAGGGAGGAAGTGATGAAGAAGTATCGAGTTTCAAACGTGAGAGTTTCATCAGTGGCTTGTGGGGTCATGGGGTGCTTGGGAAACAAAGGTTCTGTGGCGGTTAGCATGTTGATTGAAGGGACTAGCTTTTGTTTTGTGGCGGCTCACTTAGCTTCAGGGGAGAAGAAGGGTGATGAAGGGCGTAGAAATCATCAGGTGGCGGAAATTTTCAGGAGAAGCTCTTTTGCTAGGACCACAACATCACATCATCATCGTTATCCTCTAACCATCTTAGGACACGA ACGCATATTCTGGTTTGGGGATCTCAACTACAGGCTATATTTGAAGGACGATTTTGCCAGGAATCTAATAAGAAAGCAAGATTGGAAGGCTTTGCAAGAGTTTGATCAGCTTCAGAAAGAGCTAGAAGAAGGTGGTGTGTTTGAAGGTTGGAAAGAAGGTAACATAGAATTTGCGCCTACATATAAATACGCATCGTCCCCTAGCAATCTATACTGTGGTGGTGGCCTTCCAACTAGATCAGGGGGGAAGCAAAGAACACCAGCATG GTGTGACCGGATTCTGTGGTATGGTAAAGGAGTAGAGCAACTTCAATATATTCGGAGTGAAAGCAAATTTTCCGATCACCGACCCGTTTCAGCGCTTTTCTCTACACAAATTGAAGTTAAGTCATCTAGCAATGGACTTATGGAACCAGAAAATATCACCCCAACAATGTGGCAACCAGATCAT GGTGTTAGCCAAGGAGATGAAGATGGAAAACCTACCTTGCTTTCATTGTTAGACAAGAATGTACAAGGCTGCTAA
- the LOC130736983 gene encoding VAN3-binding protein-like — protein MAHFSLQYNSSNNHNHNHNSITTSLNSQYRAAAAGGGGGKTVGRWLKDRKEKKKEEMRAQNAQLHAAVSVAGVVAAVAAIAAATAASSGSGKDEQMAKTDMAVASAATLVAAQCVEAAKAMGAERDHLSLVVSSAVNVRSAGEHHESTRIKVSSDLVQERPGDRRRG, from the coding sequence ATGGCCCACTTTTCTCTGCAGTATAACAGCTCCAACAACCACAACCACAACCATAACAGCATCACCACCAGCTTGAATAGTCAGTACCGGGCGGCCGCAGCTGGCGGTGGCGGTGGAAAGACCGTTGGGAGGTGGCTGAAGGacaggaaggagaagaagaaggaagaaatgagGGCTCAGAATGCTCAGCTCCACGCGGCTGTTTCAGTTGCCGGGGTTGTCGCAGCAGTTGCGGCCATTGCCGCCGCAACCGCCGCTTCTTCAGGCTCCGGCAAAGACGAGCAGATGGCCAAGACGGACATGGCGGTGGCGTCGGCGGCCACGCTGGTGGCTGCTCAGTGTGTTGAGGCTGCGAAAGCTATGGGAGCTGAGCGGGATCACCTGAGCTTGGTGGTTAGCTCCGCCGTGAATGTGAGGTCTGCCGGCGAGCATCATGAGTCAACAAGAATCAAAGTGTCATCGGATCTGGTCCAAGAACGTCCAGGAGATAGGAGAAGAGGTTAG
- the LOC130735639 gene encoding uncharacterized protein LOC130735639, with protein MELKMRECERETKEDCIHTILFTAGTFLLMVYLKSFLVEQWRAWVFLILNVILLAILFMSMRPVSWDRSAESESDVEEVKDDDKEKRRPCVCSSQEIEEGKECHKDVHVLQSETEEDEEEEEEEEEQVPMLSKEELNARVEAFIAMFRQHLISDVKQAEDFRLNKPANLTPKIEVPCC; from the coding sequence ATGGAATTGAAAATGAGGGAATGTGAGAGAGAAACCAAGGAGGATTGTATACACACTATTTTGTTCACAGCTGGTACATTTCTTCTAATGGTGTACCTAAAGAGCTTTCTAGTTGAGCAATGGCGTGCTTGGGTGTTCCTCATCCTCAATGTCATTTTATTAGCCATTCTATTCATGTCTATGAGGCCGGTCTCTTGGGACCGAAGCGCGGAAAGCGAAAGCGATGTTGAAGAAGTAAAAGATGATGATAAAGAGAAGAGAAGGCCATGTGTGTGTTCTTCACAAGAAATTGAAGAAGGTAAAGAATGCCACAAAGATGTCCATGTTCTTCAGAGTGAGACagaagaggatgaggaagaagaggaggaggaggaggagcaggtTCCAATGTTGTCCAAAGAAGAATTGAATGCGAGAGTGGAAgctttcatagccatgtttagGCAGCATTTGATCTCGGATGTGAAACAAGCTGAAGATTTCAGGCTCAACAAACCAGCAAACTTGACTCCTAAGATTGAAGTTCCTTGCTGTTGA